Within Equus przewalskii isolate Varuska chromosome 9, EquPr2, whole genome shotgun sequence, the genomic segment ACCACCGGCACCCTGTGTTTTCAGTGAGCTCCCCCCGACCCCGGGGGATGGTGACATGGGCTCAGGCCAGGACTCCCCTCCCGCAGGTGCACACCTATATCATCAGCTACCTGAAGAAGGAGATGCCCTCCGTGTTTGGGAAGGAGAACAAGAAGAAGCAGCTGATTCTCAAGCTGCCTGTCATCTTTGCCAAGATTCAGCTGGAACATCACATATCCCCCGGCGACTTTCCTGACTGCCAGAAGATGCAGGTGGGAGGCCTCCCAGAGGagaggggggaggtgggggacgGGAAAGTCGGCTTCTGTGGGCTTGGGATGGGGCCTCCAAAACTGCAGAGATGGATGGCAGGTTCCGGAAAGCACCTCCTGCGAATAGTTCCGTGGAAGTTTAGTTTTGTGAGTTAGGATGAGGGAGTGAAGAGAAAGCCCCAAATAACTGTGGCTTAGTTAACAGAGAgattcatttctctcctttgtgaAGTCCCGGAAGGTGGCCCAGGGCTGGTTTGATGCTCTGCAGAGCCAGGGACCCTTCTGTCTTATTTCGCCTCCAGTCCCAAGACCCCCCTCATGGTACAGAATGGCTGTGGGAGCTCCAGCCATTGTGTCTGCATTCCAGCCAGGAagaagggcaggggagaggggcggGGAAGCTGATGGGACGGTCTCTCTAAAGGCACTTTCTAGAACAGTGCTGCCCGATAGTCCTTTCTACAATGATGAAAATGCCCTGtgttgtgctgtccaatatggaaGCCCTCTAGCCAcattaaaactgaaattttaaaactaattgaCGTTTAAATACCCACCTGTGGCAACTGTCTTGAACGGGATGGTTCTGGAGTTGCACCAGCAACTTGTGCTGACATCcgattggccagaactcagtctcATGGCCACGGGAGTTGCACCTGCAACTTGTGCTGACATCCGATtggctgcaagggaagctgggaaatgtagtcttcccTCTAGGCGGCCAGATGCTCAGGTAATGGTCAGGGTTTGCAGAGCTGAAGAAGGAACAGACAGATATCGGGGGACCCCTGGGGGGCTCCTCGAAGGTCCAGGCCTCGGATTAACCAGTGGCGGGGAACGCACTGGGTCTGGGGGTGGTGGCAAAGGACAAATGAAGACctgctggaggagggcagggcaggagtgACCGAATGACCGTGGGGACAGGTCCAGGCTCAGGTGTGGAGGTGGGACGGGCCCCCGGCCCCCGCGGAGCCTCTGCTCTGAGATTGCATTAGGCTGGCACTCAAAGCCGGTGGCCTTCGGGTCTGAGATGTCTCCAGCCCAGGAATTATAGGGTGAATTTCCCCTTGGCGTCTACGAGCCCCATGATCCTGGGCCGGTCCCctgacttttctgagcctcagtttcttcagctggaAATGGGCATCTTGAGAGTCCCTGCTGCCAGCATTTGCAAGCCTGGGGCCTGGCACCGCGTCTGGTCTAGATCAAGGTCTCAGCAtgactgacatttggggccagatccTTCATCGTGGGGGGCTATCCTATGTCCCGCGGGATGTTTGgcggcatccctggcctctaccccctcgatgccagtagcaccccccaGTTGCGACAATTCAGAAATGTCTCTAGAGCTCGCCACCCGTCTGCCGGGGGTGCAGCATCACGCCTGGTGGAGAACCGCTGGGCTGGATAAATGGCAGCTGTTGACATCACGTGGACGCTCCTTGAGCACTTGATCCGGATGAATTCATTTAGCCCTTCCCACCCCCTCAAGTCGGGGGAGTGCTCATGCTATCGACCCATTTCATAAGCAAATgtggaaacaggcccagagaggtgaagtcacttccCCGAGGACACACAGCTCCTACGTGGCAGAACTGGGTCAGAACCCCAGCAGCCTGGCCCTGGAGTCCTCCGGCTCTTCACCATCACGCCCCTGCCCCTATCTGTCCCCATCAGCGGACCCCTCCGTCTCGGCTCTGGAATTTAATGGGGTGCCACGAAATGGGTCGGTCTTTGCTGCAACTCTCCCGGTGCAGGTGACTCAGAGCTGCCCGTGCGAGATGCAGCGAGACCACAAACCCGGCCCCACAGCTGCTCTAGCACAAGACGACTTCTTGGGGTGGGGTGGATCCCAGGGTCTCCTAACGGTCTGGCCATCCCAAACCTAAGCTGCACATTTGGCAGCCGGCCCCTTAGCTGTTTCTGTGTGGTGGGGTGACAGAGCTAACGCCACAGCAGGAACTAAAATTTCTCTAAGTTGCATAATAGTCGGGGTGCTGGCTGGGCGGCTGGGGTGCCTTAGAGGACGGGCAGGGCTGAGGGTCGCCGGGTGTGCTCTGGTAAAGCTGTGGCTGATGTCAAAATACTGAAATCcatggggctggccgggtggcctagtggttaagtttgtgcactccactttggtggcccagggttcacaggtttggatcctgggtgtggacctactgcactcatcagccatgctgtggtggcgtcctacatacaaaatagaggaagatgggcacagctgttagttagctcagggccaatcttcctcagcaaaaaaaaaaaaaaaaaaagaaaaaaaatcaaaatcactgAAATCCTTTCAGCTGGGAAACAACTGTGGCTCTGAGTCATCAGAGGGCCCCTGACCTCACCACCGTCGTGTGATTCTGGGGGCACGCCCAGCCTGGTGGGAGGGCCGCAGGACCCTATTGCCCAAGTCCGTTCTGAGTGGTGGGTGCCCAAGCAGAATGGGTCGTGCATATATTCAAATACTTCCACCCCCTCGGGAAAGAGCTGACACCAGAGCTGGCCAAGTGTCCCCGGGGGTGCCAGGGGGCCGGAGGGCCTCAGGGACGGTGCCCCCTGACCTCTGGGTGCCCCCGTCTCCTGCCTGCCCCCGTAGGAGCTGCTGATGGCTCACGACTTCACCAAGTTCCACTCGCTGAAGCCGAAGCTGCTGGAGGCGCTGGACGAGATGCTGACTCACGACATTGCCAAGCTGATGCCCCTGCTGcggcaggaggagctggagagcaCCGAGGCGGGCGTGCAGGGCGGCGCGTTCGAGGGCACCCACATGGGCCCGTTCGTGGAGCGGGGGCCCGACGAGGCCCTGGAGGATGGCGAAGAGGGCTCGGACGACGAGGCCGAGTGGGTGGTGACCAAGGACAAGTCCAAATACGACGAGATCTTCTACAACCTGGCGCCGGCCGACGGCAAGCTGAGCGGCACCAAGGCCAAGACCTGGATGGTGGGGACCAAGCTCCCCAACTCGGTGCTCGGGCGCATCTGGAAGCTGAGCGACGTTGACCGGGACGGCATGCTGGACGACGAGGAGTTCGCCCTGGCCAGCCACCTCATCGAGGCCAAGCTGGAGGGCCACGGGCTGCCCACCAACCTGCCCCGCCGCCTCGTGCCCCCCTCCAAACGCCGCCACAAGGGCTCGGCCGAGTGAGCCGGCCCCTGCCCGCCGGCCCTCTCTCCTCGCCCTGCTGTGGCTCCCCAGCGCCGGTCTGCTGCACGCACACCCCACCCCGGCCCACATgcaccctccctgccctccttcctaGCTGTGGGGACCGGGGTCTCTCCGCCCCCCACTGCCTGACAGTGGGGACCAGTGGAGGGGCCAGGCTTCTCTGCCCGCCAGTCACACCTCTACCCGCACCGACGCTTAGGCACGTCACACCGACACTAACACCCACACACCGAGGCAGccattcaagtatttattgagcactgactgtgtTCCGATGTCCGGGGGTTCATTCTGGGCACTGGGATTAcagcagagagcaagagagacacCGACGTCTGCCCTCATGAGCTGACATCCTCAGGACAGAACAGCCACAcagccacacagacacacacacacacacactgggccCTAACCAGTCTGCTCCCCGATTCTGGGCAGGACCCCTCGCCTGTCCCCATAAGTGAGCGGCCACTGGGCTGACATGACTGACAGGCAGGCCCCCTTGTCCCACCCCatcaccccacccccatcacatCCTCAGGTCTCGGGACCACCAGGGGCTCAGAGGGGAGACACAACTTGCTACTTCCGCACAGGGAACCCCCCCCCACCCATGGGACCCTCCCCCTAGCTCTGGCCACACCCCTTTCTTTGATAAGGATCCTTCGCAGACGGAACAGCCCCTTCGCTCCTGGCTCCTCCCGCACGGTGCCCACGCGGAGGTCTTTCTGTCCTCGCCCCACTGCCCGGGATTGCGAGCCCggcctgccccccgccccccggctgGTGGTCTGAGTTTTACACGGCTGCACACGGCCTCTGCCCGCCGTCCGGCCCCATCGCAGCGGAGCCCGTCCCGGATTCAGAGGCCCCCGGGGCTTCATTTCAGTGTCCTTTTCAGGGCTGTCGTGGGGGGGGGAGGAGGGTCTCTTGGTGCtacagccccacccccacccgccagGGACCTctcacccccgccccgccccccactctctcctgccttccccacaCGTGAGTGCTTGACCCTGGTGGAGCACCCCATGAGaaagatggggaggagggcaggaggtgcGGAACGACTCCCCCTCCAGGGTGCTCACCGGGGTTCCCACGCTCGCcgtccccccccccgccccccatgccAGGGTGGGGGACCCCGTGAAAAGCAGAGCGTCCCCACGGAGCGAATAAAGGCCAAGGCTGCTTTCTTGGTGGGAGTCGGCTGTCTcgggctgggctgtgggggaTGGGATCGCTGCCCCCCCTGGGGCCGGAGAATCCTGGCCAGGACTTCAGTGTCGGGGTGGGGGGgtcccctcccagctcccaggggcgggggtggaggcCGTGACTCAGTGCAGCGGGGCCCGATGACTCAagcctgggctgggggccagaCAGACATATTTTCCGAAGAGGAGTGACTCCGGGGCCCCCCCTCCGGGACATCCCTCCCTCGCGCCGCCCGCCGCGGGGGCCTGGGAACCAAGCCCTGGGGGCGCGCGGGGTCGTGCGCGCGCCCTCCTGCGCCCACCCAGCCGGGCACCCCAAGCGGAGACGCTCCCCCGGGGCCGACTCCCGGGGAGGCGGGGACGGGCGCCGAGGATCAGCCCGTGTGCGCACGcgcgcgcccgccgccccgcgcccAGCCCCACACCCCCGGCGCCTCCCGGCCCGCGGCTCCCGGCGCCTCCTGGCGGCCACTCGGGGACCCCGGCCGCTGGTCGCCGAGTCCCCGGTCCCAGGTGTTCGGTGCCCGGGTCTCCAGGGCGTCAGTTTCCGATGCTCTGCGCGAGGTGCGCTGTGGGACCCCCCGCGGGGCgccttccctctctgtgcctttccccTTTCTGAGCGGAGCACGTCATTTATGAGGCCCTGGGTCCCCGCGGATGGGTCCCCGGGCTGCTGGCTCGGAGTTTCCATCCTTATTTGTAAACGGGGACCACCGAGTCGATGGGGGGCGAAGACAACAGCGAAGCGTTGGATGCCAAGCGCCGTCTGAAGCGCTTAACGTCCATCCCCTCGTTGAACCTTCTCAATCATCTACGAGGCGGGGGTACCCCATCCCtattgacagaggaggaaactgaggcacagccaaGGAGCTCGCCCGAGACGCGCCCTCCCACGCCTGCGCTTCCAGGGTCCTAACCAGTGCGGGTTCCTAACACCCTCGCACGTCACGTTCTGTGCTTCCACCCTCGACGTCCCCAAAGCCCTCGGATTTCCCAGATCCTGGGATCGGGGACACGGCGGGGCTCCCAACGTCGTGAGATGGGAACGCGCTTCGTGCCGAATCTGCCACTGACGGCTCAGGCTGCCTTTTTTTTTAGGAAACCTGGATTCAAAAATAATCATGAGCAGGAGGCGCGTGTGCATGGTGACGGAGGTCAGCCTGACTTCGGTGGTGAACGCGATGCAGCCCAAACCGAGGTCAAAATAGGATGCTGTACACGTGGAATTTATGCAACGTTATAAGCCAATGGACCGcgataaaaaaaaataggcaaataataaataaataataatgttcaGATTAAACAAATATTCCTGGGCGGCCGGGAATTGCTTTGCCGAAAACCTGCAACCCGCGGCCGCCACGAATCTGCAACGGAGGGAGGCGCCATTTACCCTCTATCAGGATGGCCACCTCCCCGCCCTTTACCAAGATGGCGGTCACCGGAAATACGTCACGGGAAGGGGCGGGAGATGTGCGCGCGCATGCCCCGAAACGGCTTCCGGGACGCCTGCGGCCGGATTTCTTCCTTTAACAAGATGGCGGCAGGAAGCAGCGGCGGTAGCGGGAGGCGCGCCTCGAAAAGCGAGGCCGATTCGGGCTTCTTGGGGCTGCGGCCCACGTCGGTGGACCCGGCGctgaggcggcggcggcgaggcCCCCAAAATAAGAAGCGGGGCTGGCGGAGGCTCGCTCAGGAGCCGCTGGGGCTAGAGGTGGACCAGTTCCTGGAGGACGTGCGGCTGCAGGAGCGCACGAGCGGGTGCGTGGGGCGGGACTTCCGGCGGCTGGGCCGCGTTCTGTGCGGCCAGCGGCGGGGCCGAGCGTGCTGAGGGAGGACTTCCGGGAGGCTGGGAGCATCTCTTACCGGGCACGCGGGGAGCAGCCGGGAGGATGCGTTGGGGGCTCtgggtgggaggctgggggctTGGTGGGGTCTCCAGATCCAAGATGTTTGGATAAGTTAGAATTCAATTAAACAACGAATGTGTTCAGTATCAGTCCGTTCCATGCACGCCCTCTAGCTTAGTGCGTTTTCAGTCCCGTAGACTGGAGGGAGGGGCCTTAGCCTGCAGGAGACCATGGCGGGAAGAGGGTGCTCGAATGAGCATCAGATGAAAGCCGGCTCTGAAAGCTTAACCCGCCCTTCCCAACATCCCTGGCTGACGTTCTTCATCTCCGTATCCCAGTGGCTTGGTATCAGAGGCCCCGGATGAAGAACTCTTCTTCGTGGACACCGGTCCCAAGAGAAAAGGTGAGGCAGGGCCTTTGGCGGGAGGGCGCCTGGCGGTGATCGGTCCTTATCTAGCTTTCCTCAGTCTCTGAGGGGATCTGTGTTAATGGCACCGCTTGAGTAGCGAACATTTGCTAAAAAGGGTCTTTGAACAAGAGGACCGGGAAGGAACAGAAAGCAAGCTGGAGACTAACTGAAAGACGTCACATTTCCTTTTGAGGTGTCAGAGATCTGGATGCACAGAAAAGCCAGCAGTAGTCTACCTTGATGAGTAGGTTAGACATAAATTAGAGAGTTTCCCGGTAATTTGCAGAAAAGCAAGTCAAGGACCCGCTGTGAGGAGTCAGGTGTGTTTTGGTTAATAAGAACAACAGATTCCAGTTTCACGAGTAGGTGAAACTCGTCTTTGTCTCTTTGTCTTAATTTGCCTAGATGCAGGGTTGGCACCTGAAATGAACAGAGGAGGAGTGAGTGAGGGAGGGCTTTAGTGAGTAATAGGGCTTCCGTCAACGTAGGAAAAACAGACTAAGAGGAGGCGATTTGCTGGGACAGGAAGGCAAGCTGAGGGGTCCGCTTTGATCTCAAGACGGCAGGACACCCTTCCTGAGCAAGTGTGTCGTCTTTCAAGGGGTCTGTTGTAATCAAAACAGGAGGACCCGTTTCAGTGAGCAGAAGAAGTAGAAAGGACCCGCTTTGAGGTGTAGGAGACTGAGGGAGCGGGTAAGACAGGGTTCTTGAGGAAGGTGGTTTTCACAGAAGCGAGTGGATCTGGGGTGGGAACAGAAGGGTGAGTCGGGGACCCGCCCTGAACAGGTGAGGATGCCGTGGAGGCCGGCTCTGGCTGGGAGGAAGTCTCTTTGGGGCAGGAGAGGCAGTTTATAGGTCCTACTTAAGTAAAGAAAGCAGAGTAGAAAAATCGTCGTGATTGTGCCATTTTACGGCTCATCACTGTGCTTTGCGTTCTTGGAAGACGTACGTCTGTCTGCACAACCTCATGAGAGAGGCATTAACCTTTTTATCTTGGAAGCACGGAGGGGCGAAGTCACTTTCTCGAGGCCCCGCAGTAAACGCAGGGATGTCGCTTCTGTCCCGGTGCGTCTTGTCCTAGAGCGCCTTTTGCTGTTTTGCTTTAGGAGTAACAGGCAGCAAACCCCCTTGTGCTGAGACTCGGTCGTCCTGGGCCCCGAGTCCGGCTCCCTGGCCTCCCGCTTGCTTGTTGGCGTTACTGGTGCTGTGGCCGTCACCCTGCCTCGTCTGGAAGGCCCCTGGGTGCAGGGCTGTGGGCCTGACGCCCTCTGTGTCCCCGGCTGGCCCAGGAAATGGCTGTGGTGGTGGGTGGTCAGAGCTTGGGGGCCTCTTTCAGGACCTCCAGGTCGGCCGCTGGGATGCGAGTCTGAGGGCTCCAGTGGAGCGGAAATGAGGAGAGTGGGAAGTGAGGCGGCCTGAGACCttgatttctctcctcctctcttccgcTCCAGAGCTGAACAAGAAGAGGACCAAAGGCCAGAGGAGGTCACTGCTTCTCAAGAAGCCCCTTCGCGTGGACCTCCTCCTGGAGAACACCTCCAAGGTCCCTGCCCCCAAAGAGTGAGTGTCCCGCCCCGGCCGCCGCTTTCCCGCTGGGTCTGgcctctgcccttctctgcaGCCGCCCCCACCCTCTTCCTGGCCCTAAGGTAGttcctggggatggagggagataGGTGAGGGTGCCCGGAGGCCAGGGATGGGTAAGATTTGGGCTTTGGAGAGCGGGTTGCAGGGAGTGGGGCGGGGGCCAGTGCTGAGCCGGCGGGGGTGGGGCCTGGATCCgatgggggtggagaggagcGATGATGGGAGCCACAGGCGGGAGGCGGATCCAGCCGGCTCGGTGACTGAGTCCTGAACGAGGAGGAGGGTGCGTGACGGGGTGCACAGCAGGGTCACCCCGAGATGGGGATGAGGAGGAGGCGTGGCTTTGGGAGCGATGCTCAGGTCGGCTTGCAGGGGGTCTGTGCAGTGCCTGGGAGACATCCAGGGCGAGGGCCCCAGAGGCCGTCGTGTTGTTGAGTCTGGGGCTCAGGAGGGGTCCAGGCTGGAGACAGACCTGGGGAGCTGGTCTTGAGCactggacagagggaggaggagaagcccTAGAAAGTTTGTCTTGTGGAGGGCGCCTGGGCGAGGAGATGCTGCGGGAGGAGCCGGGCCCCTTCTCGGGCCTCTGCCTCACCCGCGTCACCTGTGCCCCTTCTCCCCGACCCAGCATCCTTGCCCACCAGGTCCCCAACGCCAAGAAGCTCAAGCGGAAGGAGCAGCTATGGGAGAAGCTGGCGAAGCAGGGCGAGCTGCCCCGGGAGGTGCGCAGGGCCCAGGCGCGGCTCCGCAACCCTCCAGCGGCCAGGGTCAAGCCAGGGCCTCAGGACACCATTGAGCGGCCCTTCTACGATCTCTGGGCCAAAGACAGTGAGTACCCATGTTATCGCTTCTTGAGTGGGGACTGGGCTGCCATGCACTCTTGTGCAGGTTGTGCATTGCACCAGAGCACCGTGTCTAAGTGAGGAGCCCTGTGGATGTTGCTTTGACCGTCTTCAGCACCTTGGGCGTCTTGAGGTGGTGTCCTCTTCTCATTCGTCCTCCCTTTCCTGAGGGCTGATTCCTGCCCCCAGCCTTGGGTCTCTTCGGCTTTCTGGACCCGTCCAGGTGCTCTTGTGTCCACCATTTAAAGTCCCCTGGGGTCTGAGATTCAGTCCTTCCCTCGCCTATGCTTCAGTGCCGTGTTTACGAAGGAAGGAGGGATCGAGGGACCCCTCAGGGCCCCGGCGTTTTCCCACGCTGGAAAGCCCCCAGCAGCCGCCCCTTGCTGCCCCTACAGATCCTCTGGAGCGGCCCTTGGCTGGCCAGGACCCCTTTTTCCTGGAGCAGACCAAGAAGAAAGGCGTGAAGGTGAGAGCGCGGCAGGAGGGTGTCCTGGGGTGGTGgtcagaggaggaggggctgggggcagcggGGACGCCTCTGCCTTCAGGCCGTGGGGCCTTGGTCGCAGAGCCCGGCTGTCCCGTGACCAAGGACGCGAGTGGGAGCCGGGCAGCGAGTGCTCGTTCCGCCGTCCTGTCCTGAGCCGTTTTGCCCAGGAGAGCggagggaggtggaggcagcTCTGAGGAGCTGGGGTTGACCGGGTGGGCGCACCGGCCTGGGAGGGGATAGCCCAAGAGACAAGCCTCGGCCAGAAGCTCCAGGGCTGGGGGGCActtgggtgggggaaggggatggggcGGGGGGCGTCCTCTTGCCCCCAGGCTTCTGCTGGAGTCTGGGGGCCTCTGCTGGGCTGGAGACTGGCCGGGCGGTGCTGTCGGCCCGCGTGCCCTCACGTCCCTGTGGTCTGTTCAGACGCAGGTGGGCCTGGGGTGCTGTGTTGCTCACAGACACCCCCGGGGATCGGGGGCTGCGCCTTCAGGGTCTCTCGGCCGTGCGCTGCACTGACAGACCGAGGGAACCTTGTTCCTCTGCACAGCACCATAGGTTTCAGTGACAGACGGACGTGACTAAGTTCAAGGCCTGCTGTCCCATTTGTTTTTGCAAATGTCGCCCCTTCCAGCTGTGGGGTCCCAGGGCCTCCTCTCAAGAAAGGCGGGCAGAGCCCCTACATCGGGGGGGCTTGCTCATCCTGGGGTGCGGCTCCCGGGGTACCACAAGTCTGTGGCCCCAGACGCCGGATCCCCAGGCGCCTCCCAGCTCGAAGGCTGTGGGCCGTGTGGAGCCCTCTCACTTCCTGGGCCTCACGCTGCCCTGTCCTGTCCTCCCCCAGCGGCCGCCGCATCTCCACGCCAAGCCCTCCCAGGTGCCTGCTGTCGAGGTGACCCCGGCCGGAGCCTCCTACAACCCATCCTTCGAGGACCACCAGGTGCGCAGCCCTGCACAGGCTTCTCCTCGGTTGTCCCCTGACTGCTTGGTTGGCACGTCCTCGCCAGGCCTTCCTCCGTGCCTGCCTGGTGCTGGGGACTCGGCTGTGACCAAGACAGCCCTGGGCCTGCCCTCCTGGTGCCTGTGGTTTGGTGGGGAGACACACTTGTTTTTAGACAGTGATGACCCAGAGAGAGCAGGACAGGGATGGGGGACCTCGAGGGGATCATCAAACCCAGGCTTGAGGATCAGGGATGACTTCCTGTAGGAGGGGATATCAGAGCTGAGActgaaggctggggaggaggttactgggggaagaggggaaccagtgttccaggcagagctAGAGGATGTGCAAAGGCCCGGGGGGTAGGCAAGACTGTGTCACCTTTGGGAAGTCCACAGGACAGAAATGCAAAAGGCCTTAACGGACTGTTAGCAGGTAAACCCTGGGACTCCGTGGGATTTATCCGAGAGCTAGGATAGTTTAGTAACAGGAAAAGCTGGCTGTGAGAATTGCTGTTCGTTTCACAGACATCTTTTGAGTACAGGTGTTGTGAACAGAAGGGACAAAGGCCCTGCTTTTTGGGGGCACAGGTTCCCAGAGAGGTGGAGCAGACGTGAGGTTAAGGATGAGAACGCTCCCTGTGGCTGCTGCCaggaggtgtgggggaggggtgcccGGGCCTCACCgcacccctgcctcctccagacCCTGCTCTGGGCGGCCCACGAGGTGGAGCTGCAGCGGCAGAAGGAGGCGGAGAAGCTGGAGCGGCAGCTGGCCCTGCCCCCCGCCGAGCAGGCCGCCACCCCGGTgagcccctgcccaccctcctgctcccccctgccctgccctgccccccggCCCTGACTCCCCCTGGCCCGCAGGAGTCGGCCTTCCAGGAGCTGTGCCA encodes:
- the NOP53 gene encoding ribosome biogenesis protein NOP53 isoform X1, whose translation is MPRNGFRDACGRISSFNKMAAGSSGGSGRRASKSEADSGFLGLRPTSVDPALRRRRRGPQNKKRGWRRLAQEPLGLEVDQFLEDVRLQERTSGGLVSEAPDEELFFVDTGPKRKELNKKRTKGQRRSLLLKKPLRVDLLLENTSKVPAPKDILAHQVPNAKKLKRKEQLWEKLAKQGELPREVRRAQARLRNPPAARVKPGPQDTIERPFYDLWAKDNPLERPLAGQDPFFLEQTKKKGVKRPPHLHAKPSQVPAVEVTPAGASYNPSFEDHQTLLWAAHEVELQRQKEAEKLERQLALPPAEQAATPESAFQELCQGLLEESDGEEEPGEGQEEGAGAGGAEPGGAEASPVPSRPAASEKKTEQQRRREKAARTLRVQQAAVRAARLRHQELFRLRGIKVQVARRLAELARRREQRRARRLAEADRPRRLGRLKYQAPDIDVQLSSELSGSLRTLKPEGNILRDRFKSFQKRNMIEPRERAKFKRKYKVKLVEKRAFREIQL
- the NOP53 gene encoding ribosome biogenesis protein NOP53 isoform X3: MAAGSSGGSGRRASKSEADSGFLGLRPTSVDPALRRRRRGPQNKKRGWRRLAQEPLGLEVDQFLEDVRLQERTSGGLVSEAPDEELFFVDTGPKRKELNKKRTKGQRRSLLLKKPLRVDLLLENTSKVPAPKDILAHQVPNAKKLKRKEQLWEKLAKQGELPREVRRAQARLRNPPAARVKPGPQDTIERPFYDLWAKDNPLERPLAGQDPFFLEQTKKKGVKRPPHLHAKPSQVPAVEVTPAGASYNPSFEDHQTLLWAAHEVELQRQKEAEKLERQLALPPAEQAATPESAFQELCQGLLEESDGEEEPGEGQEEGAGAGGAEPGGAEASPVPSRPAASEKKTEQQRRREKAARTLRVQQAAVRAARLRHQELFRLRGIKVQVARRLAELARRREQRRARRLAEADRPRRLGRLNPRATFSVTGSRASRRGT
- the NOP53 gene encoding ribosome biogenesis protein NOP53 isoform X2, translated to MAAGSSGGSGRRASKSEADSGFLGLRPTSVDPALRRRRRGPQNKKRGWRRLAQEPLGLEVDQFLEDVRLQERTSGGLVSEAPDEELFFVDTGPKRKELNKKRTKGQRRSLLLKKPLRVDLLLENTSKVPAPKDILAHQVPNAKKLKRKEQLWEKLAKQGELPREVRRAQARLRNPPAARVKPGPQDTIERPFYDLWAKDNPLERPLAGQDPFFLEQTKKKGVKRPPHLHAKPSQVPAVEVTPAGASYNPSFEDHQTLLWAAHEVELQRQKEAEKLERQLALPPAEQAATPESAFQELCQGLLEESDGEEEPGEGQEEGAGAGGAEPGGAEASPVPSRPAASEKKTEQQRRREKAARTLRVQQAAVRAARLRHQELFRLRGIKVQVARRLAELARRREQRRARRLAEADRPRRLGRLKYQAPDIDVQLSSELSGSLRTLKPEGNILRDRFKSFQKRNMIEPRERAKFKRKYKVKLVEKRAFREIQ